A portion of the Parasedimentitalea marina genome contains these proteins:
- the rlmB gene encoding 23S rRNA (guanosine(2251)-2'-O)-methyltransferase RlmB: protein MTKKPKWVVEKEQAKKAADAETVWLFGLHAVRDALLNPKRQKLHLMVTRNAHSKLADAIAESGIEPEVVDPRNFKAPIDSNSVHQGAVLEVKPLQWGSLADSCIGAEVPRVLLLDRVTDPHNVGAILRTAEVLGASAVIGTRHHSAPETGALAKSASGALERQPYVRVRNLSDAIVELQNMGFIVLGLDGEAEVTIETALDGRRDRPVALVLGAEGPGLRQKTKETVDQLVKIDAAGGFGSLNVSNAAALALYASIER from the coding sequence ATGACTAAGAAACCAAAATGGGTCGTTGAAAAAGAACAGGCCAAGAAGGCTGCGGATGCGGAAACTGTCTGGCTGTTTGGCCTGCACGCGGTGCGTGATGCGCTGCTGAACCCAAAGCGTCAGAAACTGCATTTGATGGTGACGCGAAACGCACATAGCAAACTGGCGGACGCCATTGCCGAATCCGGGATTGAGCCAGAAGTGGTGGACCCACGCAACTTTAAGGCCCCGATTGATTCCAATTCGGTGCATCAGGGGGCAGTGCTGGAAGTGAAGCCGCTGCAGTGGGGCAGTTTGGCCGACAGTTGCATTGGCGCCGAGGTGCCACGGGTGTTGTTGCTGGACCGGGTGACCGATCCGCACAACGTCGGTGCCATTTTGCGGACCGCTGAGGTGTTGGGGGCCAGTGCTGTGATCGGGACCCGTCACCATTCGGCACCCGAAACCGGGGCCTTGGCCAAATCGGCAAGTGGTGCACTGGAGCGTCAGCCCTATGTGCGGGTGCGCAACCTGTCGGATGCCATTGTTGAGTTGCAGAACATGGGGTTCATCGTGTTGGGGCTGGATGGTGAGGCGGAGGTCACTATCGAGACCGCGCTGGACGGGCGTCGGGATCGTCCGGTGGCGCTGGTGTTGGGGGCCGAGGGGCCGGGGTTGCGGCAAAAGACCAAGGAAACCGTGGATCAACTGGTCAAAATCGATGCCGCAGGCGGATTCGGCTCTTTGAACGTGTCGAATGCCGCAGCGCTGGCGCTTTACGCCTCGATTGAGCGATAA
- a CDS encoding DUF2867 domain-containing protein, with protein MTRTTKTELPSHSLLHDYIQQGDFLDCYKCPTALPVDDAAQRAMAFPSWAKGLLRLRNILVAPLGLKNDFPEGKKIGPFPIDQRNQNEVILGLDDSHLNFRISILTTGTEAYCATWVHCNNRMGRIYLASIMPFHVLIVRNAVSQIWRPDIKSL; from the coding sequence ATGACCCGCACCACCAAAACGGAGCTGCCATCGCATTCCCTGCTGCATGATTACATTCAGCAGGGTGATTTTCTGGACTGCTACAAATGTCCCACAGCCCTGCCAGTGGACGACGCAGCCCAGCGTGCGATGGCCTTTCCGTCTTGGGCCAAAGGCCTGCTCCGACTGCGCAACATTCTTGTGGCCCCGCTCGGCCTCAAGAATGACTTCCCCGAAGGCAAGAAAATCGGCCCCTTCCCAATCGACCAACGCAATCAAAACGAAGTCATCCTTGGTCTGGATGATTCCCACCTCAACTTCCGTATTTCGATCCTGACAACGGGAACCGAGGCTTACTGCGCCACATGGGTGCACTGTAACAACCGGATGGGCCGCATCTATCTGGCCTCGATCATGCCCTTCCATGTGCTGATCGTACGCAACGCTGTTAGCCAGATCTGGCGCCCCGATATCAAATCCCTATGA
- a CDS encoding WGR domain-containing protein, translating to MQIRLEKFDHYQGQHRYCVLSLYQTLFGDWCVERVSGPLGAPGGQQKRLYLGTYAEALSTVETHRDRQVKRGFVPIPVQLGLL from the coding sequence GTGCAGATCCGTCTCGAAAAATTTGACCACTATCAGGGTCAGCACCGCTATTGCGTGCTGAGCCTGTATCAGACCCTGTTTGGCGACTGGTGCGTGGAACGGGTCTCAGGCCCACTTGGCGCCCCCGGCGGCCAGCAAAAACGCCTGTACCTCGGCACCTATGCCGAGGCGCTGAGCACAGTCGAGACCCACCGTGACCGGCAGGTCAAGCGTGGTTTTGTGCCGATTCCAGTGCAATTGGGCCTGTTGTAA
- a CDS encoding phosphoribosyl-ATP diphosphatase, translating into MTLLHDLAATIDARKGADPSSSWTAKLLSKGPEKCAEKFGEEAIEAIIEAVKGDREKLTSEGADVLYHFLVMLAARDVALDDVLNELARRQGLSGLDEKAARPKP; encoded by the coding sequence ATGACCCTTCTCCACGACCTCGCCGCCACCATCGACGCCCGCAAAGGCGCTGACCCTTCCAGCAGCTGGACCGCAAAACTGCTATCTAAAGGGCCGGAAAAATGCGCTGAAAAATTCGGCGAAGAAGCCATCGAGGCCATCATCGAAGCGGTGAAAGGCGACCGGGAGAAACTCACCTCCGAAGGCGCCGACGTTCTCTACCACTTCCTGGTCATGCTCGCCGCCCGCGATGTCGCCCTGGATGATGTCCTGAACGAACTGGCCCGCCGCCAGGGCCTCAGCGGACTGGACGAAAAAGCCGCCCGCCCGAAACCCTGA
- a CDS encoding helix-turn-helix domain-containing protein, with product MDRLTTLMERFHLTVRAAELNEANLFALSGADGSPSHVVFFAADDVPIGPTEGVILSAKVEWSGHRNPFLAALPPRVNYDLTQSAEAQSLVHLMLDEAQGARCGAQSVINRLGEILMVRLLREQIEQGATEPGLLAGLSDPRLSRAIVAMHDHPGRLWSTADLAEVAGLSLSRFSELFGAEVGETPMGYLRRWRLILAHQDLQRGDRVDAVARRYAYGSPEGFSRAFRRVYGVAPVALRRVG from the coding sequence ATGGATCGTTTGACAACATTGATGGAGCGGTTTCACCTTACGGTGCGCGCGGCAGAGCTTAACGAGGCCAATCTGTTTGCCCTGTCCGGGGCGGATGGATCGCCAAGCCATGTGGTGTTCTTTGCCGCAGATGATGTGCCGATTGGGCCAACAGAGGGCGTGATCCTGTCTGCAAAAGTCGAGTGGTCGGGGCATCGCAATCCGTTTTTGGCGGCGCTGCCACCGCGTGTAAACTATGATTTGACCCAATCCGCCGAGGCGCAAAGCCTGGTACATCTGATGCTGGACGAGGCACAGGGCGCGCGATGTGGGGCGCAGTCAGTGATCAATCGGCTGGGTGAGATCCTGATGGTGCGGTTGCTGCGCGAACAGATTGAGCAGGGCGCGACCGAGCCGGGGTTGCTGGCGGGGCTGTCTGATCCGCGCCTTAGTCGGGCGATCGTGGCGATGCACGACCATCCCGGGCGGCTGTGGTCGACTGCCGATCTGGCCGAAGTGGCAGGATTGTCGCTGTCGCGGTTTTCCGAGCTATTTGGGGCTGAGGTCGGCGAAACCCCAATGGGCTATCTGCGCCGTTGGCGATTGATTCTGGCGCATCAGGATTTGCAGCGCGGCGACCGGGTTGATGCGGTGGCGCGCCGGTATGCCTATGGCTCTCCCGAGGGGTTTAGCCGCGCGTTCCGGCGCGTCTATGGCGTCGCGCCTGTGGCCCTGCGGCGGGTTGGGTAA
- a CDS encoding DUF2147 domain-containing protein, with translation MKNLVLGMVFGLGLAGAASADPVTGTWRTAPGDTGGYLHVAIAPCGSDVCGVIQAAYDKDNAVQSDYEHLGKKMLWDMGANGDGYYSGGKIWAPDADKTYASKMSLSGNTLEVKGCVAGGLICRGQDWTRIK, from the coding sequence ATGAAAAATCTGGTTTTGGGAATGGTTTTTGGACTGGGGCTGGCAGGCGCTGCCTCGGCGGATCCTGTGACGGGCACATGGCGGACTGCGCCGGGTGACACCGGTGGTTACCTGCATGTGGCCATTGCGCCCTGTGGCAGTGATGTCTGCGGTGTAATCCAGGCAGCCTATGACAAAGACAATGCGGTTCAGTCAGACTATGAGCATCTGGGCAAGAAGATGCTGTGGGATATGGGTGCTAATGGTGACGGCTATTACAGCGGCGGCAAAATCTGGGCTCCGGATGCTGATAAGACCTATGCGTCAAAGATGTCGCTTAGCGGTAATACACTGGAGGTCAAAGGCTGTGTTGCAGGTGGCTTGATCTGCCGGGGGCAAGACTGGACCCGGATCAAGTAA
- a CDS encoding YHS domain-containing (seleno)protein — MESLLLLRFAFLAALALLFHPARPALADQPMFHAEEGLAVAGYDTVAFFVEGRAVQGLSDHAVMWKGAVWRFVSADNQGRFEADPRAYAPVFGGYCAYAVSQGYLLSGSPQAWQIVDDELYLLYSPEVQDIWRSEMSDLIVMAHGNWPNVLRQD; from the coding sequence ATGGAGTCTCTTTTGCTGCTGCGCTTTGCCTTTCTTGCTGCCCTTGCCCTGCTGTTTCATCCGGCGCGCCCAGCGCTGGCGGATCAGCCGATGTTTCATGCTGAAGAGGGGTTGGCCGTCGCGGGGTATGACACCGTGGCGTTTTTTGTCGAAGGGCGCGCGGTTCAGGGGCTGTCGGATCATGCGGTGATGTGGAAGGGCGCGGTCTGGCGGTTTGTGTCGGCTGACAATCAGGGTCGGTTCGAAGCTGACCCGCGCGCCTATGCGCCAGTGTTTGGTGGATATTGTGCCTATGCGGTTTCGCAGGGCTATTTGTTATCCGGTAGTCCGCAAGCCTGGCAAATTGTCGATGATGAGCTGTATCTGCTGTACAGCCCAGAAGTGCAGGATATTTGGCGCAGTGAGATGTCTGATCTGATCGTTATGGCGCATGGCAATTGGCCGAATGTTTTGCGGCAGGACTGA
- a CDS encoding YqaA family protein — protein MTWSLPGLFLISFSAATLLPGGSEAALLLLAAQDTYSTTLLLLVASTGNILGSLVNYAMGRYALHFQSRRWFPVTPNQLAKAQIWFNRWGQWSVLGAWLPIIGDPITIAAGVMRMNWLTFLALVTFSKTLRYAALLGLFNVLV, from the coding sequence ATGACTTGGTCGCTGCCGGGCCTGTTCCTGATCTCCTTTTCCGCCGCCACCCTGCTGCCCGGCGGCTCTGAGGCCGCCCTGCTGCTGCTCGCCGCCCAAGACACCTATTCCACAACGCTTCTGCTGCTGGTCGCCAGCACCGGCAACATCCTCGGCTCGCTGGTCAACTATGCCATGGGCCGTTACGCCTTGCACTTTCAGTCACGCCGTTGGTTTCCGGTAACGCCCAATCAACTGGCCAAGGCACAAATCTGGTTCAACCGCTGGGGCCAATGGTCAGTACTGGGCGCATGGCTCCCCATCATTGGCGATCCAATTACCATTGCCGCCGGGGTGATGCGAATGAACTGGCTCACTTTCCTGGCCTTGGTCACCTTCTCCAAGACCCTGCGCTACGCCGCCCTGCTGGGCCTGTTCAACGTCCTTGTCTGA
- the hisA gene encoding 1-(5-phosphoribosyl)-5-[(5-phosphoribosylamino)methylideneamino]imidazole-4-carboxamide isomerase: MILYPAIDLKDGQAVRLLHGDMDKTTVFNDNPAAQALEFVEAGCDWLHLVDLNGAFAGEPVNAAPVEEILKQTKVPAQLGGGIRDMATIEAWITKGLARVILGTVAVENPDLVREAAREFPGKVAVGIDARNGYVATKGWATETDVMVTDLAKSFEDAGVAAIIYTDILRDGAMKGPNITATADLANAVSIPVIASGGVSSLDDLRALKSCGAPLNGAISGRALYDGAIDLKQALAVLKD, encoded by the coding sequence ATGATCCTCTATCCTGCCATCGACCTCAAAGACGGCCAAGCCGTGCGCCTGTTGCATGGGGATATGGACAAGACCACCGTCTTTAACGACAACCCCGCCGCCCAGGCACTCGAGTTCGTCGAGGCAGGTTGTGACTGGCTGCACCTGGTCGATTTGAACGGTGCCTTTGCAGGTGAGCCCGTCAACGCGGCCCCCGTCGAAGAGATCCTAAAGCAAACCAAGGTCCCAGCCCAACTGGGGGGTGGCATCCGTGACATGGCCACAATCGAGGCCTGGATCACCAAGGGCCTCGCCCGGGTTATCCTGGGCACCGTCGCGGTCGAAAACCCCGACCTGGTCCGCGAAGCTGCCCGCGAATTCCCCGGCAAGGTCGCCGTGGGCATTGATGCGCGCAATGGCTATGTGGCGACCAAGGGGTGGGCGACAGAAACCGACGTCATGGTCACCGACCTTGCTAAATCGTTTGAGGATGCAGGTGTTGCCGCCATCATCTACACCGACATCCTGCGCGATGGCGCGATGAAGGGCCCGAATATAACTGCAACGGCTGATCTGGCCAATGCGGTCTCGATTCCGGTGATTGCCTCGGGCGGGGTGTCGTCGCTGGACGACCTACGCGCGCTGAAGTCCTGCGGCGCCCCACTGAACGGGGCCATTTCAGGGCGCGCGCTCTATGATGGGGCTATTGACCTAAAACAGGCTCTGGCGGTTCTCAAAGACTGA
- a CDS encoding CoA-binding protein, which produces MTTYSDQYLSDILRRAKTVAVVGVSMDPLRPSYFVARYLGLRGFRIIPVNPRHAGERLFGEVVQENLSAIEGPVDMVDIFRRSEAVPDIVDEALAAFPDLQAIWMQIGVEHAAAAAKAEARGVAVVQNLCPKIEYQRLHGELRMGGFATGIISSKL; this is translated from the coding sequence ATGACGACTTATAGCGATCAGTATCTGAGTGATATCCTGCGCCGCGCCAAGACAGTGGCGGTGGTTGGGGTGTCGATGGATCCCCTGCGACCCAGCTATTTTGTGGCGCGGTATCTGGGCCTGAGAGGGTTTCGAATCATCCCGGTCAATCCACGGCACGCAGGCGAGCGACTGTTTGGTGAAGTGGTGCAGGAAAACCTGTCTGCGATCGAAGGGCCGGTGGATATGGTGGATATCTTTCGCCGCTCTGAGGCGGTGCCAGACATTGTTGATGAGGCGCTGGCGGCTTTCCCTGATCTGCAGGCGATTTGGATGCAGATAGGTGTTGAACACGCGGCAGCGGCGGCAAAAGCGGAGGCGCGCGGGGTGGCCGTTGTGCAGAACCTGTGTCCAAAGATCGAATATCAGCGTTTGCATGGTGAGTTGCGGATGGGCGGGTTTGCGACGGGGATAATTTCGTCGAAATTGTAG
- a CDS encoding peroxiredoxin-like family protein, which translates to MLIPRHKTPNLSVPTLDNGTFDLATEASERGTVICFYRGLHCPICANYLKELEKRVADFAERGVTCIAISTDGEDRTRAMADKIEAKSLRFGYDMPLNEAKDWGLYISTSRGKTSIGIEEPALFAEPGLFMVSPDQSLYYGSVQTMPFVRPHFSELVAALDFAIANSYPARGEYTGAV; encoded by the coding sequence ATGCTGATCCCCCGCCACAAAACACCTAATCTATCTGTTCCAACTTTGGACAATGGCACCTTTGATCTGGCCACCGAGGCCAGCGAACGTGGCACCGTAATTTGCTTTTATCGTGGCCTCCACTGCCCCATCTGCGCCAACTACCTGAAAGAGCTGGAAAAGCGCGTCGCTGATTTTGCCGAGCGTGGTGTGACCTGCATCGCCATCAGCACAGACGGCGAAGACCGCACCCGTGCCATGGCTGACAAAATTGAGGCCAAGTCGCTGCGCTTTGGCTATGACATGCCGCTAAACGAGGCCAAAGACTGGGGGCTGTATATCTCGACCTCTCGTGGGAAAACCTCAATCGGCATCGAAGAGCCGGCCCTGTTTGCAGAGCCAGGCCTGTTCATGGTCAGCCCCGACCAGTCGCTGTACTATGGTTCGGTCCAGACCATGCCATTTGTGCGCCCGCATTTCTCGGAACTGGTTGCAGCATTGGATTTCGCCATCGCCAACAGTTACCCGGCGCGCGGCGAATACACTGGCGCTGTTTAA
- the hisF gene encoding imidazole glycerol phosphate synthase subunit HisF: MLKTRIIPCLDVADGRVVKGVNFVGLRDAGDPVESAKAYDAAGADELCFLDIMATEENRGTMFDVVRRTAEQCYIPLTVGGGVRTREDVRALLLAGADKVSFNSAAVANPDVIAQAADQFGSQCIVCAIDAKTVAPGKWEIFTHGGRRETGIDAVDFARTVVAKGAGEILLTSMDRDGTKSGFNLPLTRAIADAVNVPVIASGGVGNLDHLVEGVTKGRASAVLAASIFHFGEYTIAEAKAHMAAAGIPMRLT; this comes from the coding sequence ATGCTGAAAACTCGTATCATCCCCTGCCTGGACGTCGCCGATGGCCGCGTTGTCAAAGGTGTCAACTTTGTTGGCCTTCGCGATGCGGGCGACCCTGTTGAAAGCGCCAAGGCCTATGACGCGGCTGGCGCAGACGAGCTGTGCTTTCTGGATATCATGGCCACCGAGGAAAACCGCGGTACCATGTTCGACGTGGTCCGCCGCACCGCCGAACAATGCTACATCCCGCTGACGGTCGGCGGAGGTGTGCGTACCCGCGAAGACGTGCGTGCCCTGCTGCTGGCTGGCGCAGACAAAGTCTCGTTCAACTCAGCCGCCGTTGCCAACCCCGATGTCATCGCTCAGGCCGCCGACCAATTTGGCAGCCAGTGTATCGTCTGCGCCATCGATGCCAAAACAGTCGCCCCCGGCAAATGGGAGATTTTCACCCATGGAGGCCGCCGCGAAACCGGCATTGACGCGGTGGATTTCGCCCGCACAGTAGTCGCCAAAGGTGCCGGTGAAATCCTGCTCACGTCGATGGACCGCGACGGCACCAAATCCGGCTTCAACCTGCCCCTGACCCGCGCCATTGCCGATGCCGTCAACGTGCCCGTGATTGCCTCCGGCGGAGTCGGCAATCTGGACCACCTTGTCGAAGGCGTCACCAAAGGCCGTGCCAGCGCCGTGCTCGCTGCCTCGATTTTCCACTTCGGGGAATACACCATCGCCGAGGCCAAGGCCCATATGGCCGCCGCCGGTATCCCAATGAGGCTGACGTAG